AAATTAGGTAGCTTCCTTATTGGAAAACTCAATAAAGCAGGCATTAAAGCATATTGTATGAATGAGGAATATAAGGAAATTGCAATAATAGATATGGTTTTTGTTAGAGACTGGCTTGGAAGAGAGCCAGATTTTTTTATATCGAAAACTGAAAATGGAGAAAAAAATGAACGACAAAAAAAATGAAAAGGGACCATCTTTTGTATTTAGGGATAAAAGGTCATTTTTAAAAGCTGACGATGAATTGAAAAAGGATGAAGAAAAAAAGAGCAAAGTTTCTGAGGAAGAAAGAAGGAGATTTGAGAGCGCAACTGCTGAAGGAAATATTCCGGAAGTAAATTTTTCAATGCATGTAATAACGCTTTATCAACAAGCCTGCTTTTATCTTGGAATAAAGATGCCGCATCCTGATGCACCCGAACCGCAAGTCAATCTTCAAGTTGCTGATATAAATATAAAAACACTAAATATGTTGAAAGAGAAGACGGCTAACAACCTTACAAAGGAAGAGGAAGACCTCCTCAATGAAGCTATTTATGACCTCAAAATGAAGTATGTTGCAAAAGCAAAAGAACTTTCTTCTTCTTAATTTCCTGACAAAACATCGATGAGTAAAATTAAATTTTACTTGAATTACTGGCTTGTTTATTTCCCAATGACCGTCATTACTTTTTTTTGCTTCCATATACTTAATCGGGTAAAAGTGTTTGGTAAGACAAATGTTCCAAAAAAAGGCGGATTGTTGATAATGGCAAATCATATTTCTGCTTTGGATTCTTGGTTGGTTGGTCATATTTTCTTCCCAAGAAGAATTTTTTTCCCTGCAAAAGCAGAACTTTTCAAGGGCGCAGTTGCCAGAGTTTTCTTTAACCTAATGGGCGCTTTTCCTGTTGTGAGAGGAAGATATAATGAACGAGTTATGAGAAGGATAGCTGAAATTTCTCAAAAAGGAACAATTTTAATGCATCCTGAAGGAACTCGTTCACCTGATGGAAGGGTTGGTAAAGGAATGCGCGGAATAGGGAAAATAATATATGAATCAAAAGTGCCTGTCCTTCCAGTTTATCACATAGGTATTCAGCATTTCCTTCCAAAAGGTGCTATTTTCCCCCGTTTTTTTAAGAAGATGGAGATAATTATCGGTAAGCCTATGAATTTTGAAGAAGAGAGAAAGAAAGAAGCTTCGAAAGAACTCTATGCCGAGATTTCAAATAAACTAATGGACAATATCCGCCAACTGGCAGAAAATAGGGGAGCATTATAATAAACTCTTTTAATTATCTGTTTCTTTTTTTGATTCTATTTTCGATCCGGCAACTTTTACTATCAGCCAACCTGTAAAAAACCAAAAAACTCCAATGATAAGAGCAGTCATTGGCTCTGCTACAGATCCGCTTTTACCGAATAAAAGCAGGGCAATTGCAGTGAATATAATTCCAAAGAATTCAAAAGCCCTGCCAATTGAATAGAAGATCTTTGCCATTACTATAGGTGATAATAATTGGTGTGCCGGCTTTTAGTAATAAGATGTGACATCAGGTGTGCCGTCACCGTTGCTGTCTTTTTCCATCTTTACTATTTTATCGTTTTCTACATATTGCCAAAGGTCTATATTTCCGTCTTTATCTTCATCGATAAGGATTCGCGTTAGCTTCCCATTCTGAAATTCTTGCCATGTATCAATCTTGCCATCAAAGTCTTTATCTATTTCCTTCTTGACAAGTTCGCCGTTTCTAAAAAATTCATAGAGATTTTTAACTCCATTTTTCTTTTCAGAAATGATTCTCTTCGCTATTTTGCCGTTGGAGTAATATTCCCAGATATCTATACGACCATCAAAATTTATATCCGCATTTTTAGAAACAAGGTTTCCGTCTTTGTAAGAAAAGAATATATCGAACTTTCCATCCTTGTTTTTGTCAATTTCAAGCTTTTCTACTTTGTTGTCAGTCCCATAGGTTTCTTTTTTGTCTATGGTACCATTTTCATCAGTATCATAATCAATCGATGTTATTTTTTTGTTTGCATAGTATCTGAAGGTGTCCATCTTCCCGTTCCCATTGCTGTCAACTTCATCGCTTGTAACTTCATTGTTGCCTGTTACATGTTGGATAAGATCAATTTTTCCATCTTTATTCGTATCGGCTTCTACCCTTTCAGGTTTCCCATTTTTAAGATGGTATGTAATATCTGGTTTCCCATCTTTGTTTGTATCTACTTCAACTTTGTAAATCTCTTTTTCATTTTTCAGATATTTCCAAATGTCAGGCTTCCCGTCGAGATTTTTATCCTGAGAAAACATAACTCTCTTGCCATATTCATAGTAATCCCACATATCAGTCTTACCATCTTTATTCAAATCAGCTTTTCTGATTTCTTTTGGTTTAGGTTTAGTAGCGGCATCTGCTGGAATAATAGACGGTAAAAACAAAACCAAAGATAAAGCTATCAGACTTGCAAAAAATCTTTTTCTCTTTTCCAATTTTAAACCCTCTTTTTTAAGTGTTGCTATCCAACCGGACTCAAATGTCCCGATATTTAACCAATCCACA
The Candidatus Schekmanbacteria bacterium genome window above contains:
- a CDS encoding DUF1844 domain-containing protein — encoded protein: MEKKMNDKKNEKGPSFVFRDKRSFLKADDELKKDEEKKSKVSEEERRRFESATAEGNIPEVNFSMHVITLYQQACFYLGIKMPHPDAPEPQVNLQVADINIKTLNMLKEKTANNLTKEEEDLLNEAIYDLKMKYVAKAKELSSS
- a CDS encoding 1-acyl-sn-glycerol-3-phosphate acyltransferase, which translates into the protein MSKIKFYLNYWLVYFPMTVITFFCFHILNRVKVFGKTNVPKKGGLLIMANHISALDSWLVGHIFFPRRIFFPAKAELFKGAVARVFFNLMGAFPVVRGRYNERVMRRIAEISQKGTILMHPEGTRSPDGRVGKGMRGIGKIIYESKVPVLPVYHIGIQHFLPKGAIFPRFFKKMEIIIGKPMNFEEERKKEASKELYAEISNKLMDNIRQLAENRGAL